A part of Ictalurus furcatus strain D&B chromosome 8, Billie_1.0, whole genome shotgun sequence genomic DNA contains:
- the chst6 gene encoding carbohydrate sulfotransferase 6 codes for MLHLRIPAPAALALLLLQVVVVVLFIGWQGHITPPSPDSTIVSGDKKVHVLLLSSWRSGSSFMGQVFNQHPSVFYLMEPGWHVWGWIQHPAARSLRMALRDLMHRIFLCDLSVLDAYLPIHHNVSNLFMWSHSRALCSPPACPSHSLQHTSMQQPNCEKQCDMVGLKRAEEACHTYSHVVLKEVRFFELESLYPLLRDPSLDLRILHLVRDPRAVFRSREQAVKALQKDTSIVLDGQAEGPDTQQRIMQEICRSHIRIYDTAVRKAPDFLRGRYKLVRYEDVVRNPLAEIQRIYDFVGLEMTEPLQEWIQQVTHGKGKGKRNEAFKITERNASEVSQAWRTTLKYSKVQQVQEVCKSAMSLLGYRLVNSEEEQKQLDLDLTRLEKYNFTWNDGD; via the coding sequence ATGCTGCATTTACGTATCCCCGCCCCCGCTGCGTTGGCGCTGCTGCTCCTTCAGGTTGTTGTCGTGGTGCTGTTTATTGGCTGGCAGGGCCACATAACCCCGCCCTCGCCGGACTCCACCATTGTATCTGGGGATAAAAAAGTGCACGTGCTGCTTCTATCGTCATGGCGATCGGGCTCGTCGTTCATGGGCCAGGTGTTCAACCAGCACCCGTCCGTGTTTTACCTGATGGAGCCGGGGTGGCACGTGTGGGGGTGGATTCAGCACCCGGCCGCACGCAGCCTGCGCATGGCACTGAGGGACCTGATGCACCGTATCTTCCTGTGCGACCTCAGCGTATTGGATGCCTACCTGCCCATCCACCACAACGTCTCGAATCTGTTCATGTGGAGCCACAGCCGGGCGCTGTGTTCCCCGCCGGCATGTCCCTCCCATTCCCTTCAACACACCTCGATGCAGCAACCCAATTGTGAGAAGCAGTGCGACATGGTGGGGTTGAAGCGGGCGGAGGAGGCGTGTCACACCTACAGCCACGTGGTGCTGAAGGAGGTACGTTTCTTTGAGCTGGAGTCTCTGTACCCGCTGCTGCGTGACCCGTCGCTCGACCTACGCATCCTGCACCTGGTGCGTGACCCGCGGGCCGTGTTCCGCTCCCGCGAGCAAGCTGTCAAGGCTTTACAGAAAGACACCTCCATCGTCCTGGACGGGCAAGCGGAGGGACCTGACACACAGCAGCGCATCATGCAGGAAATCTGCAGGAGCCACATTCGGATCTACGACACCGCTGTCCGTAAAGCGCCCGACTTCCTGCGAGGACGCTACAAACTCGTGCGCTACGAGGACGTGGTGCGCAACCCGCTGGCAGAAATCCAGCGCATATACGACTTCGTGGGACTCGAGATGACGGAGCCGCTGCAGGAATGGATCCAACAAGTCACACACGGCAAGGGCAAGGGGAAACGCAATGAGGCGTTCAAGATCACCGAGCGCAACGCCTCTGAAGTCTCGCAGGCCTGGAGGACAActttaaagtacagtaaagtCCAACAGGTCCAGGAGGTCTGCAAGAGCGCCATGTCTCTGCTGGGCTACCGTCTGGTCAACAGCGAGGAAGAGCAGAAGCAACTCGACCTGGACCTCACGCGCCTGGAGAAGTACAACTTCACGTGGAATGACGGGGACTGA